In Anser cygnoides isolate HZ-2024a breed goose chromosome Z, Taihu_goose_T2T_genome, whole genome shotgun sequence, a genomic segment contains:
- the LOC136789096 gene encoding E3 ubiquitin-protein ligase Topors-like → MATEEAWTCPVCREGRKDMAYATPCNHRFCLGCIQRWAKLKASCPLCRTGMRTIKVSVRGDEDYLECIVSPPAVPVPVGFQAGSATAPHSPAAPAASSVPAEERDAEPDPRAAVGGLLPEDWAVLFRERRDILDPVLPWLRRQLSAIYGTRWWQARAAESFLLHSLCVMGLDRDAIIQHTQPALGPLTVPLIDGLVGTIVALCGEDARRLLGLESSRPARAQEARPAAASGHAAPAQGAFRTSPAPSSSSADPDTNQIPGTSSAFQHGGPGEVPAADSPREQEEPREELGQEAAAGPSARGCRRRPSAPHRSTRGSRRPRKRTRASSAQDSPQPCKRPPPRRL, encoded by the coding sequence ATGGCCACGGAGGAGGCGTGGACGTGTCCCGTGTGCCGGGAGGGGCGAAAGGACATGGCCTACGCGACACCATGTAACCACcggttctgcctgggctgcatccagcgcTGGGCAAAACTGAAGGCGAGCTGCCCACTCTGCAGGACGGGCATGAGGACCATCAAGGTTTCCGTGCGGGGAGACGAAGACTACCTGGAATGCATCGTCTCCCCTCCCGCAGTGCCCGTACCTGttggcttccaggcaggcagcgccaccgccccccacagccctgcagcgccggctgcgtcctctgtgccagccgaggagagggatgcggagcccgatccccgcgctgctgtgggcggcctcctgcccgaggactgggccgtgctgttcagggagcgcagggacatcctcgaccctgtgctgccctggcttcGCCGCCAGCTCTCAGCCATCTATGGGACACGCTGGTGGCAggcgagagctgcagagagcttcctcctgcactccctgtgtgtgatggggctggacagggacgccatcattcagcacacacagcccgccTTGGGGCCCCTCACCGTGCCGCTCATCGACGGGCTCGTCGGCACCATCGTGGCTCTCTGCGGCGAGGACGCACGGAGGCTGCTGGGCCTCGAGAGCAGCCGCCCTGCCAGGGCGCAGGAGGCCagacctgcagctgcttctgggcaCGCTGCTCCAGCGCAGGGAGCCTTCAGGaccagccccgcgccctccagcagctctgcagaccctGACACGAACCAGATCCCCGGCACATCCAGCGCTTTCCAGCATGGGGGTCCTGGCGAAGTcccagctgcagacagccccagggagcaggaagagccccgtgaagagctggggcaggaggcagcagcaggtccctctgcccgggGCTGCAGGCGCAGACCCTCCGCTCCTCACCGCTCGactcgggggtcccggcgccccaggaagcgcacccgggcgagcagtgcccaagactctccccagccctgcaagaggccgcccccccggcgcctctag
- the LOC136789100 gene encoding uncharacterized protein, which produces MATEEAWTCPVCREGRKDVAYATPCNHRFCLGCIQRWAKLKASCPLCRTGMRTIKVSVRGDEDYLECIVSPPAVPVPVGFQAGSATAPHSPAAPAASSVPAEERDAEPDPRAAVGGLLPEDWAVLIRERRDILDPVLPWLRRQLSAIYGTRWWQARAAESFLLHSLCVMGLDRDAIIQHTQPALGPLTVPLIDGLVGTIVALCGEDARRLLGLESSRPARAQEARPAAASGHAAPAQGAFRTSPVPSSSSADPDTNQIPGTSSAFQHGGPGEVPAADSPREQEEPREELGQEAAAGPSARGCRRRPSAPHRSTRGSRRPRKRTRASSAQDSPQPCKRPPPRRL; this is translated from the coding sequence ATGGCCACGGAGGAGGCGTGGACGTGTCCCGTGTGCCGGGAGGGGCGAAAGGACGTGGCCTACGCGACACCATGTAACCACcggttctgcctgggctgcatccagcgcTGGGCAAAACTGAAGGCGAGCTGCCCACTCTGCAGGACGGGCATGAGGACCATCAAGGTTTCCGTGCGGGGAGACGAAGACTACCTGGAATGCATCGTCTCCCCTCCCGCAGTGCCCGTACCTGttggcttccaggcaggcagcgccaccgccccccacagccctgcagcgccggctgcgtcctctgtgccagccgaggagagggatgcggagcccgatccccgcgctgctgtgggcggcctcctgcccgaggactgggccgtgctgatcagggagcgcagggacatcctcgaccctgtgctgccctggcttcGCCGCCAGCTCTCAGCCATCTATGGGACACGCTGGTGGCAggcgagagctgcagagagcttcctcctgcactccctgtgtgtgatggggctggacagggacgccatcattcagcacacacagcccgccTTGGGGCCCCTCACCGTGCCGCTCATCGACGGGCTCGTCGGCACCATCGTGGCTCTCTGCGGCGAGGACGCACGGAGGCTGCTGGGCCTCGAGAGCAGCCGCCCTGCCAGGGCGCAGGAGGCCagacctgcagctgcttctgggcaCGCTGCTCCAGCGCAGGGAGCCTTCAGGACCAGCCCCgtgccctccagcagctctgcagaccctGACACGAACCAGATCCCCGGCACATCCAGCGCTTTCCAGCATGGGGGTCCTGGCGAAGTcccagctgcagacagccccagggagcaggaagagccccgtgaagagctggggcaggaggcagcagcaggtccctctgcccgggGCTGCAGGCGCAGACCCTCCGCTCCTCACCGCTCGactcgggggtcccggcgccccaggaagcgcacccgggcgagcagtgcccaagactctccccagccctgcaagaggccgcccccccggcgcctctag